A genomic region of Venturia canescens isolate UGA chromosome 7, ASM1945775v1, whole genome shotgun sequence contains the following coding sequences:
- the LOC122413616 gene encoding uncharacterized protein — MTNCLPTMAKSLKFFAFSVLIIGIVNCHVLNDVSHVSEDGIATTSKGSDDYRQKIASETDRATLERNAVDEQNLHLDNLKAENSSKLSRKLKSATTQFEAKSAGGKPCYFKLCNMG; from the exons ATGACAAACTGCCTGCCAACAATGGCTAaatctctcaaattttttgcGTTTTCGGTTCTCATAATCGGAATTGTTAACTGTCACGTTCTCAACGACGTATCTCACGTTTCGGAGGATGGAATTGCCACCACGTCCAAAGGCTCTGACGATTATCGACAG AAAATCGCTAGTGAGACCGATCGCGCAACCCTCGAGCGTAACGCTGTCGATGAACAAAATTTGCATCTCGATAATTTAAAGGCTGAAAACTCATCAAAGCTTTCAAGGAAACTCAAAAG TGCAACAACGCAATTCGAGGCGAAGTCAGCTGGTGGGAAACCTTGCTATTTTAAGCTTTGCAACATGGGTTGA